The genomic segment GTTATTATCGCCTTTGTACTTACCGGTAAACTGATGGAAGAGCGCGCTAAAGGCAATACTTCTAATTCCATTCGTAAATTGATGGGGCTTCAACCCAAAATGGCAAAAGTGCTGCGTGATGGGTTAGAAACGGATATTGCAATAGAATTACTGGAAGTTGGCGATCAGATTATAGTACGGCCCGGTGAACAGATTCCTATAGATGGGAAGCTATCCGAAGGATCTTCTTACGTAGATGAGAGTATGATTAGCGGCGAACCAGTTCCGGTGGAAAAAGGTGTAGGCGACAAAGTGTTGGCAGGAACCATTAATCAGAAAGGTTCATTTATTGTTAATGCTACTAAGGTTGGTAGAGATACGGTGTTGTCGCGCATCATTAATATGGTGCAGGAAGCCCAAGGAAGCAAAGCACCTGTGCAACGAATTGTAGATAAAGTGACAGGGATCTTTGTTCCTGTAGTGTTAAGCATTTCTGTGCTTACATTTGTAATCTGGATGCTGGTGGGGGGAACGGCTTATTTTTCTCATGCTATGCTTTCTGCTGTATCAGTACTTGTTATCGCTTGTCCGTGTGCATTGGGCCTTGCCACGCCTACGGCGCTGATGGTGGGTATTGGTAAAGCGGCTAATTATCACATATTGATAAAAGATGCTGTTGCTTTGGAGCAAATGCACAAAGTAACTGCAATGGTGCTCGATAAAACAGGTACACTAACCGAGGGGCATCCCACGGTTTCTGCTTCTCTGTGGGAACGCCCCGAAGAGGAACACTTTAAAGATGTATTGCTTGCTGCCGAACTTAAATCTGAGCATCCCCTGGCGGAAGCTATTGTTGCGGCTTTGCGTGAAGAAGGCATTACTCCGGCTGTGCTCGATACTTTTGACAGTATTACCGGCAAGGGAATTAAAGTTATTTATCAAGGAAAGAGATATTGGGCTGGAAGTCATAAACTGCTGAAAGATTTCAGAGCGGGTATCTCCGATGTTATGGTTGGTATGCTGGCACAATACCAGTCGGCTGGAAATAGTATCGTCTATTTTGGTTGCGAAAATAACTTGTTGGCGGTGATTGCCATTGCTGACCAGATAAAACAGACTTCCATTGAAGCCGTAAAGGAACTGAAGCGATTGAATATTAATATTTATATGCTTACCGGAGACGGTGAGAGAACTGCTTCTGCCGTTGCTGCACGTTTGGGTATAGATGATTTCATGTCCGATGCGATGCCGGGCGACAAAGAGTTATTTGTGAACGAACTGCAATTACAGGGCAAAACGGTGGCCATGGTAGGTGATGGCATAAACGATTCGCAAGCATTGGCTCGGGCGGATGTCAGCATAGCCATGGGCAAGGGCGCTGATATCGCGATGGATGTAGCTATGGTAACGTTAATGACTTCGGATTTGTTGATGCTTTCAAAAGCATTCTTATTATCCAATCAGACGGTTCGCCTCATCCACCAAAATCTTTTTTGGGCATTTATTTATAACTTGGTAGGTATTCCTATTGCCGCCGGATTATTTTTCCCGCTGAATGGATTATTACTTAATCCCATGTTGGCCAGTGCGGCGATGGCTTTTTCATCCGTTAGTGTTGTGCTAAACAGTTTAAGTTTAGGGCGCAGGAAACTTTAGTTTATTTGTCTTATATACTGCATAAATATGAAACTGACCTTCATCGATTGGAAATTACGCTCATATTCTGAAGCTTGGGAACAGCAGACAGAAATGTTCAATGCTCTCATTCGAGCTAAACTGAATGGAGAAACTTATAAGAATAATATTATTTTCTGTGAGCATCCGCACGTTTATACCCTAGGCAAAAGCGGTAAGGAAAATAACATGTTGCTTAATGAAGAACAACTCAATGCTATTCATGCTACACTTATCCATATAGATCGTGGTGGAGACATCACTTATCACGGTCCCGGGCAATTGGTTTGCTACCCCATCATTAATCTTGATGAATATAAGCTTGGATTGAAAGAATATGTGCACTTGCTTGAAGAAGCGGTTATTCGGGTGTGTGCATCTTATGGGGTTACTGCCGGTCGGTTAGATAAATCGACTGGTGTATGGTTGGATGTAGGAACCCCCCGTGAAAGAAAAATTTGTGCTATTGGTGTGCGATGCAGTCACTATGTAACGATGCATGGCCTTGCTTTTAATATCAATACAGACTTACGTTATTTCAGTTACATTCATCCTTGTGGCTTTATTGATAAGGGGGTTACTTCGCTGCAGCAGGAACTGGGCAAGGAAATAGCTATGAGTGAAGTTAAGCTGAGGCTTCAGCAAGAAATCAACCGGCTCTTGGATGGCAAAGCCGGTTAATTTCTTTATGCCTATTTTTTGAGCAATACTTTTTCAATGCCATCTTTTAGTGAAGCTTTCGGCATGGCTCCCTGAGCCATTTGTGGCTGGCCCTCCATAGGCACAAACAACAAGGTAGGAATGCTGCGAATTCCGAATGCGGCTGCTAGCTCTTGTTCCTCTTCAGTATTCACTTTGTAAACATAAATTTTTCCGTCATACTCATCGGCCAATTCTTCTAGTAGGGGCGCAATCATTTTGCATGGACCGCACCATGAGGCATAAAAATCTATAATAGCCGGTTTGTCTCCTAAGTATTTCCATTCAGTGGGGTTTGTTTCATAATTGGCTACCTTAGTCAAAAAATCATCTTTAGTCAATGGTCTTGTTTTCATCTCACTTTTTGTTTTTATTGTTTCTTCTTTATTATTTTTTGATTGCCCGTTGCACGATACGAGAAATAAGGCCATAGACAACAGTGTAAATGTTGCTTTCTTCATTTTTTATATGTATGTTTCTTTAAATACTCATTTATCCTTATTGCCTTTCTTTTGAAATAGGCTCAGGATTAACCCTCCTAGTACGGCCCCCCAGATAGCACTTATTATCGGCGATGAAGTAATAGGGCAGGTTCCACTTGTACATCCTATGTACAACCAGTAAAAATATCCGCTTGCAGCTCCTACGATTACTCCGATGAGCATCAGGATGTTTTTGTGTATCCACTCTTTTGGTTTTTCCATTATCTTTGTTTTTCTATGTTTCTCCTAAAAACAATTTTCCTATGGAAAATGATTTAATGGTTAAGTTTGATTAACATCTTATTTCTTCATGCGTAGTACCCGTATTCCTGTCCACCTCTTATTTTGTTTCAATTGGTTACTTAAAGCCAATTCTCCAACGATTACTTTGCCTTGTTTAGAAGAAGCATTAAGAAGGTGCAATTGATTTTTGATATAAATGGCTATTCCCAGATGGGCCACATCAAGTCCCGGAACATTGGTCGTAATGGCTATGATGTCTCCGTTCTTAATCCATGGTAGTCCGTTTATCGGTAGCTTATTTTTTGGCAGCCAGTGCACTACTTGTCCGGACAATGCTTTTTCATAGCTTGCCATACGTTCTATGTTTTCGGGAGAATTTTTTAGATGTTTGTATGAATCGGGATGAGTAGACATGTAGGAGAGTTGTACAGTAGTTGTCAGCGGGCTATTTGTTGCTGTAACATCCTGAATAAACCCCTTGCGGATATTATCGTTTATCCAATCGGTGATTTAGTGCAGTCGGGATGTGTAGCCGTCTATTTTTCCGTTTCGATAACGAATTTGTTCCAGATTATTGCTAAAATCTCTTTCGCTCATATCATCTCCTTGCGTAGGGCATAGTGACATAGCTAATACATTCTCCACAAAAGTGGTACAATCTACCTGATCGCAATTAATCACCAGTTCTTCGTCATCGTTTACTTCTAATGTATTCGCCACATAGGGTACACCTAACAACTTCAGTCCGTTACTGAGCATAGGGTTCGTCTCTTGTGCAATTGCGGGCATTGCTAACAATCCCGAGTAAAATAAGAGTGAAGCAATTATTTTCATCATTGAAGGGATATGAGTTAAACTATTCTAGTATTTATAAACTAAACTCCTGAAAGGTGTGCTTCGGTCAAAAGGTATCAGAGTGAACCCATATTCAATGACGTTCTGTTTTCCGGTCCGAATCAGGTATTGATCGTGCGCAGTGGCTCCCCAGCTATTATCTCCTCCCAGTCCCATCATA from the uncultured Bacteroides sp. genome contains:
- the trxA gene encoding thioredoxin → MKKATFTLLSMALFLVSCNGQSKNNKEETIKTKSEMKTRPLTKDDFLTKVANYETNPTEWKYLGDKPAIIDFYASWCGPCKMIAPLLEELADEYDGKIYVYKVNTEEEQELAAAFGIRSIPTLLFVPMEGQPQMAQGAMPKASLKDGIEKVLLKK
- a CDS encoding DUF6132 family protein, with translation MEKPKEWIHKNILMLIGVIVGAASGYFYWLYIGCTSGTCPITSSPIISAIWGAVLGGLILSLFQKKGNKDK
- the lipB gene encoding lipoyl(octanoyl) transferase LipB, whose protein sequence is MKLTFIDWKLRSYSEAWEQQTEMFNALIRAKLNGETYKNNIIFCEHPHVYTLGKSGKENNMLLNEEQLNAIHATLIHIDRGGDITYHGPGQLVCYPIINLDEYKLGLKEYVHLLEEAVIRVCASYGVTAGRLDKSTGVWLDVGTPRERKICAIGVRCSHYVTMHGLAFNINTDLRYFSYIHPCGFIDKGVTSLQQELGKEIAMSEVKLRLQQEINRLLDGKAG
- a CDS encoding heavy metal translocating P-type ATPase, with protein sequence MGNIEKRAFPVLNMHCAGCAVNVERTVRKLPGVKNAFVNLATNMLSVSYENDKLTPGEMHAAVLAAGYDLIIEDTHKLERQEEERKKHYRSLKLRVIGAWVFSIPMLVLSMGFAHTIYTNNILLLLSLIVIFFFGRSFYVNAWKQARLGRSNMDTLVALSTSIAFLFSVFNTFFPEFWTSRNLEPHVYYEAATVIIAFVLTGKLMEERAKGNTSNSIRKLMGLQPKMAKVLRDGLETDIAIELLEVGDQIIVRPGEQIPIDGKLSEGSSYVDESMISGEPVPVEKGVGDKVLAGTINQKGSFIVNATKVGRDTVLSRIINMVQEAQGSKAPVQRIVDKVTGIFVPVVLSISVLTFVIWMLVGGTAYFSHAMLSAVSVLVIACPCALGLATPTALMVGIGKAANYHILIKDAVALEQMHKVTAMVLDKTGTLTEGHPTVSASLWERPEEEHFKDVLLAAELKSEHPLAEAIVAALREEGITPAVLDTFDSITGKGIKVIYQGKRYWAGSHKLLKDFRAGISDVMVGMLAQYQSAGNSIVYFGCENNLLAVIAIADQIKQTSIEAVKELKRLNINIYMLTGDGERTASAVAARLGIDDFMSDAMPGDKELFVNELQLQGKTVAMVGDGINDSQALARADVSIAMGKGADIAMDVAMVTLMTSDLLMLSKAFLLSNQTVRLIHQNLFWAFIYNLVGIPIAAGLFFPLNGLLLNPMLASAAMAFSSVSVVLNSLSLGRRKL